In the Ranitomeya imitator isolate aRanImi1 chromosome 2, aRanImi1.pri, whole genome shotgun sequence genome, atgggattcaggtctggactcattgctggccaccttagaagtttccagtgctttctctcaaaccattttctagtgcttttttaagtatgttttgggtcattgtcctgctggaagacccatgacctgagggagacccagctttctcacactgggccctacattatgctgcaaaatttgttggtagtcttcagacttcataatgccgtgcacacggtcaagcagtccagtgccaaaggcagcaaagcaaccccaaaacatcagggaacctccgccatgtttgactgtagggaccgtgttcttttctttgaatgcctctttttttcttcggtaaactctatgttgatgcctttgccccaaaagctctacttttgtctcatctgaccagagaacattcttccaaaacgcttTAGGCTTTTTCAgttaagttttggcaaaatccagcctggcttttttatgtctcggggtaagaagtggggtcttcctgggtctcctaccatacagtcccttttcattcagacgccgacggatagtatgggttgacactgttgtaccctcggactgcagggcagcttgaacttgtttggatgttagtcgaggttctttatccaacatccgcacaatcttgcgttgaaatctcttgtcaatttttcttttccgtccacatctagggaggttagccacagtgccatgggctttaaacttcttgatgacactgcgcacagtagacacaggaacattcaggtctttggaaacggacttgtagccttgagattgctcatgcttcctcacaatttggtttctcaagtcctcagacagttctgtggtcttctttcttttctccatgctcaatgtggtacacacaaggacacaggacagaggttgagtcaactttaatccatgtcaactggctgcaagtgtgatttagttattgccaacacctgttaggtgccacaggtaagttacaggtgctgttaattacacaaattagagaggcatcacatgatttttcgaaccgtgccaatacttttgtccaccccctttttatgtttggtgtggaattatatccaatttggctttaggacaattctttttgcgtttttttcatttaagacaaattaaatgaagataataacaacaaagaatgtgcttgcaatcattttcaggaagaaactgagtattatcttttttctgacagaattgcaggggtgtcaatacttttagccacCACTGTACCTTTCATTAGTCGCCTACTTCCTTCTTATGCTGTACAGATCATAAATCTGCAAGGATCTGCGGACCACGACAGTTGCAGGGACCACTGCTGCCCCCGACAGGATGGCCGCCGTCCAGCAGATTACATGCTCACTTGCACAGTGGCATATGGTATACATAAAATCCCTTCTATCTCGTTAAAGGATGTACCTGTATAACCGGGAGCTGTTTACAGCCCACATATCCTGCCCTAGTGGCCTATTTTTATGTAAGTCTTCCCTTGATAACGTTACAACATCTGCGCACAGCGTTGCACTCGTACGACTTCTAGAATTTTTTTCTTACTGTTAGATCAAATTGTgttgataaaaaaaaatcctttagtCAAGACCCTGGCTGGAGAGGCAATAGCAAGACACAGGTATTAGCTTTTAGTTTTACTGTGCGActgaagacccccatacacattagataaaagtggGCCGAGGTCACGGAATTCAATAATCTAATATATAGGGGGCTGGCGGACTTCATCTGTTGAGGGAGATAGAGGATTGAATTTAATCACCTGCTCCTCGAGTCTGGCAACTGCTTTCACCGTGAGCCCCAGAGAGCACATGGACGCTCGAGCCGAGTGTTCATATGTATAGGGGACACAGAGAGATGTTAGCTGATAGTTATCCAGGCTGTTTTGCCACTTTATTAGTAGTAGAAAAAGTGGGAGCACAATCGACTAGTCTCCTAATCagattgattgacaggtctctgcatATAGGATGGGACTTTATTAGTCAAGGTAGCCAGTGATGTAGCCACCCAGTCGTCTTTCTGTGAATTTTTTTCCCCCGAAATGTTGTAGCgtttcaaagaagaaaaaaaaaagtatttttagttTGCAAGAAAAAGGCATCAGAATTATTACCTTAACATTAATGCATAATAATAGACAAGAGCATGGTACTCCAATAGGTCTGGGTGAGGGTGAGCGAGTGGAGCAGGATCCCAGTTTTCCTTACAACATCCCAATGTAAACCAGCTCGTCAGAATATGCAAAACACTCCAGGAGGGGAAGGCCGAGATGAGCGGAGATTACACAGGGATCACTTTAACAAGATGCAGAGGATTTACCTTAGGTGATCAGCATATAGGCAGGGTTTCCCTTATTCGGTTCTGAATATTTCatgggataaaaaaaaaaccccaaaaaaacaaaaccctgACCCAGATGTAAAATGGCAACAAGCAACACATGCACATGTTGTAATAAAATATTTAATTACAAAAAGACAAAATCACCGCAGCCATTACCTCCAAGTAATAAATGGTGGCAGTGAAAGTATACGGCTGTCCTTCAATGCAGCGTAAAACAAGTCCATATATCCAATAAGAATAAACCCCTGAAACGTTTAGCTACGAGATAACAGAACTGTGTATTCCAAATGACAATAGGGTCTCGGACCACCAAACAGGCGTAAAAACGCAACCAAGGGTATTTCATACGGATTTCCTCCCCAGCCGCTTAAAGACACTGATGCTCCCAGTGTTGTCCATCTGAGCGCTGCTGTTGTCGCTGGAGCtggttacacctgcggttttccctACAGTCCTCTTGATGGTAAACGGCAGCTTAAATGCCACTTTTGGGGTTTTGCTGCTGCTGACTTTGCTGTCCTGAGCAATGACTTGCTGTTTCCCCAGACGCTGGGCCAAGGCAGCAGATGGCTTCTTTTGCTTCCTTTCCTGCTCTACGCTCACCCGTTGGATGGTTCCCAATCTCTGCGCCAGGGTGATCTTTGATGTGGCTAGTTTAGCGGGCGCACTCGCAGAGATTTTGGGAGCGAGTCTCTTTATGGTGGTGATAGGCGGCTTCTGCTCTGAACTGGTGGCTTTCGCCTTAATGGTTATCCCTGGGATTATTTTCTCTCTGGAGACCGGAGCACTCACTTTTTTGAGAACACCTGCATACTGTAGAACGCTGGTGTCTTCATCACTGTCCGCAGACTTTTCTTCCTCGCAGGGATCTCCTAATCGACTAAACACTCCTGTGGGCTGTAAGGGATGGAAATTATCAAAAAACGCCCGCAAATCAGAAAGGCACTCCAAAGCCAAAATGCCCCTCACTCACCTTTGCCCCTGTTGTTGTGTCGGCTTTACTTTCCGCCCCCAGTCTGTCAAACACGGATGTTCTGCTCGTACCTAGGCGAATTAAAAAGTAAGGGTCATACGGTAATTCTTATATGAACCCCATTATAGTATTGCGCACTACTTGTTCAGTGGGATGCAATACTTCACCCACCTTTTGCAGCTTGTTCCTCCAGGATCTTCTTCGTCCGTTCAGTGGTTCCTTTGGGCATATTAATGATATACTTCCCTTCCATCTCGGCAGTCACCCTGCGTCGTTTCACAGGAACCTCAGGACTAGTGTCCTCCTCTGCTGGGGAAGACAAGGCTGGAACAAGAGGGAGGCCATGAGCATCATGATATACTGCTCCAAAGGGGTTTCAAGCAAAAACTCCCTCGACTGCGACATATTTGCAAAACGCAAGGAGTGCAAACACCAGGCACACAAGACAAATCTTAAATGGCAAAAATCAACAGGGtttgcacgtttttttttttttttaaagggaaaatacAAGGTGTGCACACATTTTACCCATctaaactagtgatgagtgaatgtgctcggataaggcatTAGCTGAAAATGCTCGGGCGTTATCTAAGAATCTTGGCTGTGCTtgaatattatgttcgagtccccgcagttgCATGATTCGTggttgttagacagccgcaacacgtgTGGAGatcgcctgtttgttagggaatctccgAATGTGTTACAGCTGTCTAATAGTAGCAAaatatgcagctgtggggactcaaacatattattcgagtacaCCCAAAATACTCTGATAACATACAACCATGCTCGGCTAACATGTTacccaagcatgttcgctcatcagtaACCTAAAACTTTAATTGCAACACCATTCCTATTTCTTctggaatgtgtcacatggatgacaaatACATAAACACGGAAGAGCCGAGGATGGCAGCTAACGTGGTTGACGGACTGGGTCACATTGCCTTCTTCAGCTccaaaaaaaaagccaaaacacaAAAATTCAGATAACAgcagtaaaaaagaaaaaacgaaaaaGCACTCAGGACAAAacaaagaaaaactaaaaaaaaaaaaaaaaccccaccactTCAGGTTTTCAAAACACCAGCAAAAAGGAGCGATTCTGGAAGCGTCTTCACCTTGAAAAACGGTAATGTTTGACTGCCAGAAAAAGACGCAGTGTGAACACACATTAGTTGTGAAGCTCGGCTCCAGTCCTATAAGGGCTCCCCCTTGTCAGGTCcatggggggggggtctctgtggtcAGATGCCCATAAATAAGCACATTATTTCCTATTCTATGGATAGGGAATAATTTACAATCTTGGAAAAAGATGTTTAAGTAGATTCTTGCAGTCAAAAGAAGCAGGAAACAGCAAAATATCAGGGGAAAACGAAGGGTAGGAAGCAGACAATACACACGTATAAGGACTACCTGCTAGAGATTTCTTCAGGGCCACTTTATTGGACACGGTCACAGAGATATTGGATGTACTTGTCTCCGGCCTGCGGACAGGTGTGGATGGGGGAGAATCCCGTCTGAGGCTATTGGCAATCATCCTTGTGGcagctaaaaaggaaaaaaaaaaaaatgataacaggatttttggttgcttaccgtaaaatctgaagCCTccattcttgaagcctccattgggggacacaggaaccatgggtgtatgctgctgccactaggaggctgccactatgcaaataaaaaagttagctcctcctctgcagtgtacaccccaccgactggcattatactcttcagttagtgagaaagcagtaggagaaaaaacaaggttgaaaaaccataatcacaaacttgagaactgtaaatgtgagaacagtcataaaacagataacagaaacattgggagggagctgtgtcccccaatggaggcttcaagaaacagattttacggtaagcaaccaaaaatcctgttttctttgtcgcctctcattgggggacacaggaaccatgggacgtcccaaagcagtcccacgggtggGAAAACCAGACTTCCATcaagtcagaggactcaccactgccgcctgcaagatccttctgcctaggctggcgtccgccgaagcgtaggtatggaccttgtaaaatttggcgaacgtgtggatggaagaccaagttgccgctttgcaaagctgtagggcggaagccctgtggtgcaccgcccagaaggcgccgactgcccgggtagagtgagccttaatcccaggagggggcactctgttcttgacccggtaagcctccaaaattgccattctgatccagcgagcaatagtcgctttagaagccggttggcctctgcgcatgCCATCAgggatgacgaaaaaggaatccatcttccggaaagtggacgttctgtccagatagatcctcactgccctgacaaggtccagcttgttcaacgatcgctccagaggatgagtcggagctggacaaaaggaaggtagaacgatgtccttgttgaggtggaaggtggaaaccaccttaggaagaaaagaagaaggtgggggccggaagaccaccttgtcctggtgcatgaccaaaaacggaggacggcaagacagggccgccagctcggaaacgcggcgaatggacgtgatggccacaagaaaggccaccttccaagataaaactgatagaggaatctccctaagaggttcaaagggagaaaccctgagaacgtccagtaccaggtttaagtcccatgcctccacaggggctctGTACGGCAGGACAGCATAGGCTAccccttgaaagaaggtcttaacctgtggccgagaggccaaggtcttctgaaagaggatggaaagcgcagagacttgACCCTTCaaggagctaagagccaggcccgaatccagtcctgcctgaaggaaggccaaaagagaaggcagggaaaaaaccataggcggaacgcggttggactcgcaccaacggaagtaagccttccaggtgcggtagtagatcctggaagacgaaggcttccgagcctgaatcatggtgtgaatcacccggtccgaaaggccggacgctcttagaaccgcggtctcaacagccacgccgttaaactgagcgaccgagaattcgggtggcagatcggaccctgggacagcagatcgggcctgtctggaaggcgccagggagcgttcgcgataaggttgacgagctccgcaaaccaagctctcctgggccaatccggggcgatcaggatgaccggcaccccttccgctttgatcggcaagggccaaggagctccgggtccccccctgatggttgacatatgccacagccgtggcgttgtccatctggatccggactggaaggcccctgaggatcccttcccagtggcggagggacagaaagatggcccgaatctcgaggacattgattggcagagttgactcctgcgacgaccaacggccctgaaccgtcaggtggcgaaaaaccgcaccccagccgatcaggctggcgtccgttgtcaccacctgccagtgaactggaaggaaggacctgccctgggagatgagaggtgacgtcagccaccagttgaggggccgcttgacccgagaagagagtctgatcggccaatccagggagaagacagacctgtcccactgagacagaatggcttgctgaaggggtcgcgaatgaaattgggcgaagggaatcgcttccaatgtagctaccatcctccccagaaccttcatggcctaacggagggagggaggccgaggaccctggagcaagcgtatgtcctgacaaagagtggatctcttgtctttgggaaggaagactctggtctgacgagtgtcgaaaagcatgcccagaaagatgatgcgctgagaaggaataaggcaggacttcttccggttgaccagccacccgaaacgggctaaggtgtcgagaacaatggacaggctttcgtgggcctgagcaaaggacggagccttgatgaggatgtcgtcgaggtatggaaaaaggaccaggcctctgactctcaagatggccatcagcgccgccatgatcttcgtgaacacccttggcgcggttgcgagaccgaacggcagggcgacgaactgaaaatgatctcgttgcactgcgaagcgcaggaaatggtgatgtccgggaaatatcgggacatgtaggtaggcgtcctggatatctatagagcatagaaattcctgagcctccatggaagcaattactgaacgaagggattccatcctgaagtgtctcaggcgaactctcctgttcagcaatttgaggtccagaatgggacgaaccttgccgtcttttttcggtaccacaaaaaggttcgagtaaaaacccgtgtaccgttccttttctgggacgggaacgattaccccggatttgagcagagaagcgatggctgcgaagaagcccggaactagagcgggatctcttggaggacgggattggaagaaacgatcccggggtctggaagcgaactctatcttgtatccagaggatacaacttccctgacccaagcgTCCTGTACTGCGGAaaaccagacgtccctgaaaaggagaagacggccgcccaatctgggagttgggctggagtcttgccaagagtcatgcggaggtggatcttccagtcccgggcctggaggatctaccctgggagtagcgaggacgccaggacggagtgggcctaaaggacaccgccttcttctcctgacgtgcctgtggcctctgttgctgctgggaaaaggagtttgatgcagcgaagcgcCGAAAAGGCAGAAAAGagcgaaactgtcgtctaggaggagggcgacgaggcttagcctgggggagaagagaacttgtacccccggtggcgtccttaatgatttggtccaactgggaaccaaagagacgagagccctggaagggcagactagtgagggactttttggaggacaagtccgcctgccaggccttgagccaaacggtccggcggatggcaacggcattgctggaagcctgagccgcacaagacgcgacatccagggaggcggaaaccaggtattcactagcgtgggaaatctggttggcaagttccgctaattgcgcgggaggcgccccgtccaggacacctcgccgtagatccttggcccattttgagatggattttgaagcccaagtggaagcaaaagctggacatagagccgctgaagccgcttcaaaggcagatttcgcgaaggattctataactctatcgttagaatccttcagagatgctccgccggacagtggaagcaccgtgttagtggacagcctggaaacagggggatccactgagggggagaccgtccaattggcggtaagttctggtgaaaaaggatataacacccccaggcgttttcccctctgaaaacgtctggtcggattctctctctctctggacaagatttcctcgaattcaggatgaggagcgaaaaatttagaaggtggtttggcccgtctaaacgaaaccgcctgatctgcgggttccgtagagggatccttgatgccacaggtttggtttattgccccaacgAGGTTCTGGACCGTCTCACTCTTGGTGGcaatttggttaggatccagctccaaaaaatcctccgagggcgcatcagataatgcctcgcctgactcaggggaggaggatcggtgggacaccaaccgcgggggagggtcgtgcggcgagatggaacaagaagaggactcagaccgacgttcctgtctggaccttttgtggctaatcaaggagggctcaggcggcgttcctgcgacccgctggccactgcagaggtctgcaggggtaaccgatccagcgcggacaccagggtttgagatacccgtgttaaatcggccaccgactgtgacagagaggcggcccagcctgggatgggggggatcactctcgggcggaacagccgggggatcctgggcggtgggaacaatcgggttgctgcaggagtgacacagcggggaggactgacctgaaggaagtttgctgttacaggacgaacatgcaaagtacgtgactaaggcagtagatgaagaagaagtaggggggcgagagcggccccctttagaggtagacatttttgagggaccctgaagatgccagtgggttaggggacagtgggcagaggggggtgtcagtctgcagtgcagctactcacggacccggtcctggaagatgtcccacttgtcctcggtgGAGAAATCCCCTGAGGTGCTGTATTCTGCAACGCTGAGCCCACAGAAGATGCGggcgaaggagcgtggcgcgctgcgtgaggcactgcgagggctgctgctgctgctgtgggtgtgAAGCGATGCGCACACCagacgagtgtcccacgaggaagggggcggagctagacgcagaggcgccggtgggcaggacatagtatgtcgggcgggaaaaagctcGCCCGCAGGAGTGGAAGTGAGGGATCCgagaaccggaagtaggccccggccgaagccggggcctaaattaggaaccGGCGGCTGGGAAAAAAGGGGCCGCGGCGCCGGTACAGAGCGCCGGAGCAATGCGCCGCGACGGGAGGCTGACGGCGCAGGCGCCGCAGCCtgctaggctgcgccgctgaagggcgccgcagataaCCACCTCCTGCGGTGCCAGAGCAATGCGCCGCAGCGAGAAGCGGCGCGATAGTCTGCAGGGCTGCCACGCTGAGGATGTGCCCAGGGAAAAACCGCAGCGCTGGTAGTGTGCCGCGGAAAAGAGTGTACGGCGGCCATAGAACTGTCTTGTAAGAAGGTGCTGGCCACAGGGGATAAGAGCGCGGCGGCCAGAAAGGGGCCCCGCGCTGGAGAGAAGAAGGCCCTTGCAGAAAGGGGAAAATGTGGACTACCAGGACACCGATAAAATACCGGCCGCGCCGCAGGATACAGGCGATGACCGGGTAAGAGAGGGTCACCGTCTGGGCGCCCCTAACAagaacccccccccccaacaaagatctgggatgggatgggggaaatactcacctaaaacatcccacgccggtactaaccttaaaagggggtgagaagtccagggagctgatggacgtcctcgtctcctccaaccgacaggctctggtgggcgagtgggtgggggacggagccaggaccggacttctgagcacgcttgtgtgctaggatcttggtcctggtgagggatctatgaggatacggggtggcagtacatgccgtactcatagtccgtattgtgggagtacagctgtgactgttcaccctgtatccctccggaaacctgaaaaaaaactacgcacattgaggtagataagggtctaatgaaagacccgtgtccacctcctactgacactaagctaaactggagagtataatgccagtcggtggggtgtacactgcagaggaggagctaactttttatttgcatagtgtcagcctcctagtggcagcagcatacacccatggtaccTGTGTCTccgaatgagaggcgataaagaaatataaattttcatatattttaattttcagagggAGGGCATGTGCATTAAGATTAAAACTGCCTGGGTCAGTGAAGGATTAATAAAGACAAAACCTGAATTATCCAAAACCCATAGATATTGTGAGAGCAGACCCGTGGCACGTAGGTAATTGCACCAACCTCCTAATAGGAGAAGGTGAGAAAAACTGAGCAgactgaaaataaataataatgttttattACATCAATAATTACCGTTCAATTAAAGTTGGGAAGAAATATGGCTAGGAACATATAAAGGGAAGATGGAATTACCCTTAGATAAGAGCTCCCCCCCCACAATTTATGCTTCAGCACACAATAGTGGCAGGAGATGACCAAAGTCCAGT is a window encoding:
- the C2H19orf47 gene encoding uncharacterized protein C19orf47 homolog, whose amino-acid sequence is MVSVTMATSEWINFFKEAGIPAGPAVNYAVMFVDNRIQKSMLMDLNKDIINELGIIAVGDVIAILKHAKVVHRQDICKALTDLSSGAIMQSELRRTANSPATRMIANSLRRDSPPSTPVRRPETSTSNISVTVSNKVALKKSLAALSSPAEEDTSPEVPVKRRRVTAEMEGKYIINMPKGTTERTKKILEEQAAKGTSRTSVFDRLGAESKADTTTGAKPTGVFSRLGDPCEEEKSADSDEDTSVLQYAGVLKKVSAPVSREKIIPGITIKAKATSSEQKPPITTIKRLAPKISASAPAKLATSKITLAQRLGTIQRVSVEQERKQKKPSAALAQRLGKQQVIAQDSKVSSSKTPKVAFKLPFTIKRTVGKTAGVTSSSDNSSAQMDNTGSISVFKRLGRKSV